Proteins encoded together in one Actinomycetota bacterium window:
- a CDS encoding Fur family transcriptional regulator: protein MHVTAQRLAVLRAVAERPHSTAEEIDRAVRTEIGAISRQSVYDALSTFTERGLVRRIQPAGSPARYERRVGDNHHHLICRTCNRMVDVDCAAGYTPCLSASDPAGYEVDEAEVIYWGRCPACSGKRGEIRT from the coding sequence ATGCACGTCACGGCGCAGCGCCTGGCCGTCCTGCGAGCGGTCGCCGAGAGACCGCACAGCACGGCCGAGGAGATCGACCGGGCCGTCCGGACCGAGATCGGAGCCATCTCCCGCCAGTCGGTCTACGACGCCCTCTCGACCTTCACGGAGCGAGGCCTGGTGCGCAGGATCCAGCCGGCCGGCTCTCCGGCGCGTTACGAGCGTCGGGTGGGCGACAACCACCACCACCTCATCTGTCGGACCTGCAACCGGATGGTCGACGTCGACTGCGCGGCGGGGTACACGCCGTGCCTGTCGGCGTCCGACCCGGCCGGCTACGAGGTGGACGAGGCCGAGGTCATCTACTGGGGCCGCTGCCCGGCGTGCTCAGGCAAGAGAGGAGAGATACGGACGTGA